From Variovorax sp. PMC12, the proteins below share one genomic window:
- a CDS encoding NAD(P)/FAD-dependent oxidoreductase yields the protein MTGIATDSCDLLVVGAGPAGMAAAVAAAPSGASIVVIDDNPAPGGQIWRDGPGAALPPAARKWRDALAAHANIRVRSGTRIVAIAAPDELLLEDAGGATRMAWRKLILCTGARELLLPFPGWTLPGVTGAGGLQALVKAGMPVEGERIVIAGSGPLLLAAAATARAAGAKVLRIAEQASFAAVARFGASLARWPGKAAQAVTLADAGYRTSSRIVSVHGAAQVESVRLLQGGKEADIACDRVACGFGLTPNTQLGQLLGCALAPVGGGTQALSVDARQATSVHGIYAAGECTGFGGSERALVQGAIAGHAAVGNERAAKALESERTRWNAFAAQLHRAFALADAIRRMPQADTLVCRCEDVPFSALVGCTGWTDAKLHRRCGMGACQGRVCGDAAQFLFGWTPPAPRPPLSPVRIATLAGLVDTADPVDARQ from the coding sequence ATGACCGGCATCGCGACGGACAGCTGCGACCTGCTGGTCGTCGGCGCCGGGCCGGCCGGCATGGCGGCGGCCGTGGCGGCCGCGCCGAGCGGCGCATCCATCGTCGTGATCGACGACAACCCCGCGCCCGGCGGGCAGATCTGGCGCGACGGCCCCGGCGCCGCCCTGCCGCCAGCGGCGCGCAAGTGGCGCGACGCGCTCGCCGCGCACGCGAACATCCGCGTGCGCAGCGGCACGCGCATCGTCGCCATCGCCGCACCCGACGAACTGCTGCTCGAAGACGCTGGCGGCGCGACGCGCATGGCGTGGCGCAAGCTCATTCTCTGCACCGGCGCGCGCGAACTGCTGCTGCCCTTCCCCGGCTGGACGCTGCCCGGCGTGACGGGCGCGGGCGGCCTGCAGGCGCTCGTCAAGGCGGGCATGCCTGTCGAGGGTGAACGCATCGTCATCGCGGGCAGCGGGCCGCTGCTTCTTGCCGCCGCAGCAACCGCACGCGCGGCAGGCGCGAAGGTGCTGCGCATCGCCGAGCAGGCGTCGTTCGCAGCGGTCGCGCGCTTCGGCGCCAGCCTGGCGCGCTGGCCGGGCAAGGCCGCGCAGGCCGTGACGCTGGCCGACGCCGGCTATCGAACCTCGTCGCGCATCGTCTCCGTGCATGGCGCGGCGCAGGTCGAATCGGTCCGGCTGCTGCAAGGCGGCAAGGAAGCCGACATCGCCTGCGACCGCGTGGCCTGCGGCTTCGGCCTCACGCCCAACACGCAGCTCGGGCAGCTGCTCGGCTGCGCACTCGCGCCCGTCGGCGGCGGCACGCAGGCCCTGTCGGTCGATGCAAGGCAGGCCACCAGCGTCCACGGCATCTACGCCGCCGGCGAATGCACCGGCTTCGGCGGCAGCGAGCGCGCGCTGGTGCAAGGCGCCATTGCCGGCCACGCCGCCGTGGGCAACGAGCGCGCGGCGAAAGCCCTCGAAAGCGAGCGCACCCGCTGGAACGCCTTCGCGGCGCAGCTGCACCGCGCTTTCGCGCTGGCCGACGCCATCAGGCGCATGCCGCAGGCCGACACGCTCGTCTGCCGCTGCGAGGACGTTCCGTTCTCCGCACTGGTCGGCTGCACCGGCTGGACCGACGCCAAGCTGCACCGCCGCTGCGGCATGGGCGCCTGCCAGGGCCGCGTCTGCGGCGATGCGGCGCAGTTCCTCTTCGGCTGGACGCCGCCCGCGCCCAGGCCGCCGCTGTCGCCGGTCCGCATCGCGACGCTGGCGGGCCTGGTGGACACAGCGGACCCGGTGGACGCCCGACAATGA